The Planctellipticum variicoloris DNA window ACAGCCGGAATCGGTTCAACGTGGCGTGGTCGGCCAGCAGAGAACCGTCCCGCTGCAGCGTCAACCGCGGCTTCCGCTCGCAACCCTCGTGCGTGCAGCCCCACGCCCACGTATTGCGGAACCACAGCGTCGGCAACAGGTGCATCGTCGCAGCCTCCGCGGCGCGATTGGCAATCGTCACCCGGATTAGAATGTCATCCGGCGACGCCTTCGCGTACTCCGCAAAGACGTCGAAGTACCGGCTGTCGTCGAACACGCCGGTATCGACCAGTTCGAACTCCGGCTCCAGCTTCCCCCGCCGGGCGTTCTCCGTTCGCAACAGATCGTACGGAAACTCAGCCTGCGGATACTTGTAAAGAGCTTTCAAGTACGAATGCGTCGGAGTGGAGTCGAGATAGAAATACGCCTCTTTGACGTCCTCGCCGTGATTCCCTTCCGGTCCCGACAGCCCAAACAGGCGTTCCTTGAGAATCGGGTCTTTGCCGTTCCAGAGGGCCAGCGCGAAGCAGAGCCGGCATTCCCGGTCCGTAATTCCCAACAGGCCGTCTTCGCCCCAGCGATAGGCCCGGCTGCGCGCATGGTCGTGCGGAAAATAAGTCCAACTGTTCCCCCCGGCGGAATAGTCCTCGCGCACCGTCCCCCATTGTCGCTCGGAAAGGTACGGCCCCCAGCGATGCCAGTTGGCGGTGCGATTGTAAGAGGCCTCCAGACGAACTTCTTCAGCGGTAAGCATGCCAGTTTCCGACAGACGACGGGCCAACAGAATGCAGAATGAAGGACGAGCATGCTGCAGATTCCAGGTGTCCTTCAAGAATAGACGAAACCGCCGCCGCAGCGGTAGAGAGGGACCGGAACGCCAAAACGTCCGGGGAAGCCGGCATTCAAGTCGACCGGCGCAATCGCCCGGGACGCGCTACGCACCGATGAATGCACAAGAGCGGAGATTTCCGAAGGAGCAGCGCAACCGCAAGTCCGTCCGCAGCTCAACCTGCAGCGGAAATCACCGGCATCGATTCAGAAACAGAGCGTCTTCCATCTTGTCCTCTCTCCCGCTGTCTTCAGTGGGAGATGGCCAGGGTGAGGGTCTTCGAATGTGCCGGAGCGTTGTCCACGGAGAAAAGTCGGCGCGACTCACATCCGTGGCCGATGATTGAGTCCTCTGCCGCTTCGGGCGCAAAGAAGCGCCGACCGACCGTCGAAACATCCGCAGCGTTCGTCGTTCGACCGCCAGATGTCGACCGCCCCGCTCTCAGGAAACGACCGCCTCGACCTGCCGGTCGCAGCGAACTTCGGGAGCCTCCCCGGCCCCTTCCGAAGGATCCGCCGCCAGCCCCGCCTCCGCCTCCGCCCGCTGGTCGGCGACCCGGTCCGCCATGTGTCCGACGGCGTGGTCTTCCAGGAAGCCCACGAGCTGTTCCCGCAGAGCCTCGAACTCGGGATCTTCCAGCAGCGCAACGCGATTGCGCGGTCGGGGAAACGGGATCTCCAGGATGCCCCCGACGCGGGCCTCCGGCCCATTGGTCATCATGACCACTCGGTCGGACAGCAGCAGCGCTTCGTCGACGTCGTGCGTCACCATCAGCGCCGTCTTCTGATCGCTCTGCCAGAGATCGATCAGAATCTGTTGCAACTCCAGCCGGGTCAGCGAATCGAGCATCCCGAACGGCTCGTCGAGCAGCAACAGCTTCGGATTCAGGGCAAACGCCCGGGCCAGGCCCACGCGCTGCCGCATTCCCTGCGACAACTCCCCCGGCCGCCGATGGATCGAGTCGCCAAGACCGACCAGTTCCAGATAATGGATCGCCGTCTCGTCGATCTCTTGGCGACTGTTCCGAGGACGGACCTGCCGGATTCCCAGCGTGACATTCTGCAGGGCGGTCAGCCACGGGAGCAGCGAGGGAGACTGGAACACGACGCCCCGGTCCGGACCGGGACCGTCGATTTCGCGGCCCGCCAGAACCAGGCCCCCTTCTGAGATCTCGTTCAACCCCGCCACCATTGAAAGAACCGTCGATTTGCCGCAACCCGAGTGTCCGATCAGCGAGACGAACTCCCCCTGCTTCACGACGAGGTTGAAGTCCCGGACGACCGCCACCGGCCCTTTCGGCCCCGGATACGACTTCGTCACGCGCCACAATTCCAGGTAACGATCAACGGCGGGATTCATCGGGCACCTGCTGCACTCAGGGTGTAGGAAGGAATCGCTTCGGCTGCTCGAGACGGCTTGCCGCGCGCGACCGTCAGCAGCCAGTCCGTCAGATCCCGGCGGAGGTGTCGAAAGACGGGATCTTTGGCAATCGCCTTGCGATCTCTCGGCCGGTCGGCATGGACCGGAAACTCCGGCCCCAGCGTCCCCCCCGGCCCCGCTGTCAGCGGAATAATCCGGTCCGCCAGCAGCAACGCCTCGTCGAGATCGTTGGTGATCAGCACCACGGTTTTGCGGGTCTGCTCCCAGATCCGCTCGATTTCGTCCTGCAGCGTTGCCCGCGTCAGTGCATCGAGTGCCCCGAGCGGTTCATCCAGCAGCAGCACGTCCGGATCCATCGCCAGCGCCCGAGCGACCGAAACCCGTTGACGCATGCCGCCGGAAAGCTGGGCCGGCCGCTTCTGGGCCGCCGGCGCCAGATTCACCAGCTTGAGGTATTCTTCCACTCGTTCCCGTTTGCGTTCGCGCGACCAGCCGCTGCAGACCTGATCGACCGCCAGCCGCACGTTGTCAAAAACGGTCAGCCAGGGGAGGAGCGAGTAGTTCTGGAAGACGACCCCCCGCTCCGGACCGGGACCGGCGATCGGTTTGCCGTCGAGCAGAATCTGGCCCCGGTCGGGAGTCAGCAGCCCGGCAATCAGCGAGATCAGCGTCGTCTTGCCGCTGCCGGAAAACCCCACGATCGCCACGAACTCGCCGCGGCCGACCTGCAGATTGACGTTCTTCAGCACCTCGGTCGTCCGGCCGTTCGCCTGAAACGACTTCGAGACGCCGTTCATTTCCAGATAGGACATGGTAATTTTCTCGCCGCCCGGAAGAGAGGAATCCTGTCCGTGACTGCTTTGTCACCGCGACATTGACGGGGTGCTTCAAGAGAGGGTACAGGGAGTAGGGAATGGCCAGAGGAAGTCGCGTCGATACGGCCTCTTTTGTCTGGCTACTCCCTATTCGCTACTCGCTATTCCCTCACCCTATGGCAATCCACTACGCCGACACAGCGGAGTCAAAGCTGACGAGCTTCTGACAGACAATCATCACGCGGTCGAGCAGGAATCCGATGATGCCGATCGTGAAGACCGCCACCATGATCTGGGCCAGCGTCTCGCTGGAACCGTTCTGAAACATGTCCCACACGAACTTCCCCAGCCCCGGATTCTGCGCCAGCATCTCGGCGGCGATCAGCACCATCCAGCCGACCCCCAGAGAAATCCGCAGTCCGGTGAACATCAGCGGCAGCGACGCCGGCAGAATGATCTTGAAGACGCGCGTCACCGGTCCCAGCCGCAGCACGCGGGCGACATTGATGTAATCCTTGTCGATCGAAGCCACCGCCAGCGCCGTGTTGACCAGCGTCGGCCAGAGCGAACACAGCGCCACAGTCAACGCCGAGCTGATGAACGACTTCTCGAACCACGCTTCCGAGGGATCGGTCGTGTAGACGGCGCCGACCACGATCATCACGATCGGCAGCCACGCCAGCGGCGAAACCGGTTTGAAGATCTGAATGAAGGGATTCACGCAGGCCATGAACGTCGGGCTGAGTCCGCACAGAATGCCCACCGGAATCGCCACCAGCGAAGCCAGCACAAACCCCGTGAAGACCGTCTTCAGGCTGGTGAGAATCTGATCGAGATAGGAGGGACTCCCCGAAAACTTGCGACGGGCGGTTCTGGACGCCAGTTCGTCCTGCTTGACCGCATTCTTTTCCAGTCGCTCCTTCAGCGCTGCATTGGCAGGAACCGCAGCAGCCGCCCGCATTTCCGCCGCCTTGGCGGTATGCACGCGAACCTTGGCATCCCGCTCGACGTAGAACGCCGCTCGCTGCTGCACCGTCTCGCGATGCGCGGCGAACAGACTCTGACCAGCCACCCACACCTGCCGCGGATTCGGGATCTTCCCGAAGCGAGTTTCGACGCTGGCGGCCCCGATCGTCCAGAGCCCCAGAAACATCAGAAACGCCACCGCCGGCATCACCAGGAGTTGCGTGATCTTGCGGACCTGCTCGGGACGATTCTCCCCCGCACACAACCGGACGACCGGTTCGAACGCCGAAAAGCCCGTCAACTGCAGACCGTTGATGAGAAACTGTTTCATAATGGTCTCGCGGTTCCCTCTGAGTGACTGGGAATCATTTGAAGCCCTGCCCGCCCCGCTCAGTCCTTGCGGCCGATCGGAAACTTTGCGAGATACTCCCGCGGCCGGCGCCCGTTGAATTCCATGCCGTCGATGAATTCGCTGGTCGCGGACTTGTAGCCGTCGGTATCCCAGGGAACGTCGTCCGTCGTCAACTGCCCCTCGTCGACGAGCAACTGCGCCGCCTGCCGATAGATTTCGGGCAGGTAGATCGACTTCGCCGTCTCGTGATACCAGGCGTCGTCCCGCGGCTCGTCGATCTGCCCCCAGCGCCGCATCTGCGTGAGGTACCAGATGCAGTCGCTGTAGTACGGATAAGTCGCAAAACCCTCGAAGAAGACGTTGAAGTCCTTCTGCTCCTGCCGGTCGGTCGACTGGAATAGAAATGTTCCCGTCATGCTGTTGGCGATCACATCGTAGTCCGCCCCGACGTAGTCCTTGCGGGCCAGGATCTCGCAGGCCCGCTTCCGATTCAGGAACTCCCCCTTCTCGTCCACCGCATCCAGCCACTTTCCCGCCCGGATCAGCGCCTTGACCACCGCCAGATGGGTCTGTGGATGCTTCCCGGCCCACTCCTTCGTCACGCCGAACACTTTCTCCGGGTTGTTCTTCCAGATCTCGGAATCGGTCACCACGCACACGCCGATGTCTCGCATCACCGCCTGCTGATTCCAGGGCTCCCCGACGCAGTAACCCTGAATCGTGCCGGCTTCGAGCGTGGCCGGCATCTGCGGGGGAGGCGTCACCGAAATCAGCACGTCGCCGTCGATCACGCCGCGCGTGTCGTCCGCGGTATAGAAGCCCGGATGGATGCCCGCCGCCGCCAGCCAGTACCGCAGTTCGTAATTGTGCGTCGAGACCGGAAACACCATTCCCAGCTTGAGAGGATCTCCGGCCGCCTTCTGCCGGTCGGCGACGACCTTCAACGCGGCGGCGGTGATCGGATGCGGCGGCGTCGGGGAATCCAGTTTGGGATCCGCTTCCTGCATCTGCTGCCAGACTGACTTGGAAACGGTAATGCCGTTGCCATTCAGATCCATGCTGAAGGCCGTGACGATGTGCGCCTTCGTGCCGAACCCGACCGTCGCGGCGATCGGCTGGCCCGCCAGCATGTGCGCCCCGTCGAGCTCGCCGCTGATGACGCGATCGAGCAGAATTTTCCAGTTGGCCTGCGCTTCGACCGTGACCGACAACCCTTCGTCGTCGAAGTAGCCAAGCTCCTTCGCGATCACAATCGGAGCGCAGTCGGTCAGCTTGATGAAGCCCAGCTTCAGCTCGTCTTTCTCCAGATCGAGTTGTTCTTTGGCCAGCAGTGCAGCCGCATCCCCAACCGCCGCCGTTCTTGATGCCGACGGCGCCGGAGTCGCTGCAGTCGACCCCCCGCACCCGACCGCAGCCGCCAGCACGCCACAGCACAGCACCACCCGGCTCCAGGCTGTCAGCAAAAACGGCGAATCAGGCATCCTGCAGACCTTTCTGGCGGGGAACGCAGTTCCGTGGATCGGACGGGCGCACACGCTTCAAAGACGCATTGCGACGGGTCTCGCTGGACCTTGAACTGCAAGGACCACGCCCGATCGGGCAGACCGTCGACTCCGCAGGGCGGAAGATTCGGATAGCCGAAACCGGACTTGCGGCGATCCACGACGGCGACGCGGCATTCCACGCGGTACTCCCAGCAGAAAACGCAGGGCGGACCGGCGGCGGACCGTCCGGTTTCCGATCGCGTCGGCAGGCGTGCCAGAAATCTGGGCAGTGACGCGTCGACGACCCAATTCCGTCAATCGCCAGCGTCCTTCACGCTCGGTTGCCCGCACGCCCGGGATCAGGGAGCCGGCCAATGCCCCGGATTCTGAGACAGGTCAAGCCGAAGATCGAGACCTC harbors:
- a CDS encoding ABC transporter ATP-binding protein translates to MSYLEMNGVSKSFQANGRTTEVLKNVNLQVGRGEFVAIVGFSGSGKTTLISLIAGLLTPDRGQILLDGKPIAGPGPERGVVFQNYSLLPWLTVFDNVRLAVDQVCSGWSRERKRERVEEYLKLVNLAPAAQKRPAQLSGGMRQRVSVARALAMDPDVLLLDEPLGALDALTRATLQDEIERIWEQTRKTVVLITNDLDEALLLADRIIPLTAGPGGTLGPEFPVHADRPRDRKAIAKDPVFRHLRRDLTDWLLTVARGKPSRAAEAIPSYTLSAAGAR
- a CDS encoding CmpA/NrtA family ABC transporter substrate-binding protein translates to MPDSPFLLTAWSRVVLCCGVLAAAVGCGGSTAATPAPSASRTAAVGDAAALLAKEQLDLEKDELKLGFIKLTDCAPIVIAKELGYFDDEGLSVTVEAQANWKILLDRVISGELDGAHMLAGQPIAATVGFGTKAHIVTAFSMDLNGNGITVSKSVWQQMQEADPKLDSPTPPHPITAAALKVVADRQKAAGDPLKLGMVFPVSTHNYELRYWLAAAGIHPGFYTADDTRGVIDGDVLISVTPPPQMPATLEAGTIQGYCVGEPWNQQAVMRDIGVCVVTDSEIWKNNPEKVFGVTKEWAGKHPQTHLAVVKALIRAGKWLDAVDEKGEFLNRKRACEILARKDYVGADYDVIANSMTGTFLFQSTDRQEQKDFNVFFEGFATYPYYSDCIWYLTQMRRWGQIDEPRDDAWYHETAKSIYLPEIYRQAAQLLVDEGQLTTDDVPWDTDGYKSATSEFIDGMEFNGRRPREYLAKFPIGRKD
- a CDS encoding ABC transporter ATP-binding protein, giving the protein MNPAVDRYLELWRVTKSYPGPKGPVAVVRDFNLVVKQGEFVSLIGHSGCGKSTVLSMVAGLNEISEGGLVLAGREIDGPGPDRGVVFQSPSLLPWLTALQNVTLGIRQVRPRNSRQEIDETAIHYLELVGLGDSIHRRPGELSQGMRQRVGLARAFALNPKLLLLDEPFGMLDSLTRLELQQILIDLWQSDQKTALMVTHDVDEALLLSDRVVMMTNGPEARVGGILEIPFPRPRNRVALLEDPEFEALREQLVGFLEDHAVGHMADRVADQRAEAEAGLAADPSEGAGEAPEVRCDRQVEAVVS
- a CDS encoding ABC transporter permease, producing the protein MKQFLINGLQLTGFSAFEPVVRLCAGENRPEQVRKITQLLVMPAVAFLMFLGLWTIGAASVETRFGKIPNPRQVWVAGQSLFAAHRETVQQRAAFYVERDAKVRVHTAKAAEMRAAAAVPANAALKERLEKNAVKQDELASRTARRKFSGSPSYLDQILTSLKTVFTGFVLASLVAIPVGILCGLSPTFMACVNPFIQIFKPVSPLAWLPIVMIVVGAVYTTDPSEAWFEKSFISSALTVALCSLWPTLVNTALAVASIDKDYINVARVLRLGPVTRVFKIILPASLPLMFTGLRISLGVGWMVLIAAEMLAQNPGLGKFVWDMFQNGSSETLAQIMVAVFTIGIIGFLLDRVMIVCQKLVSFDSAVSA